In Embleya scabrispora, the DNA window CCACGTCGGCGACGCAGGGCGCACCGCCCGGCGCGTGCACCACCCGAGTGCGCCGGCTACCGATCACCCGGGCCGCGATGCCACCCTGACCGCATGAACGAGCAGACCCCAGACCCCCGCGACCCCGACGTCACCATCCACACCGGCGGCGCCCTCTGGCCAACCCCCGGCGAGATCCGCGCAGGCCTCCCCGACGACGCCCGCGCCGAGTTCGAACAGGACTACGCGCACGCCCTCCAGGTCGCGGCCGACCTCGGCGACCTCGCCCAACTCGCCCACGTCCTCGAACCCTGGCAGCGGCGCCTGATCCACCACCGAGCCGGCGACTACGACGACATCCTCGACCGCGCCCGAGCAGTCCGGGCAGGCGAGGACGTCGGGGCGATCCCCCTCGCCCGACTCCAGGACGCCGACCGGTGAGCTACACGATCGAGTACCACCCGAAAGCCGAGCTGGTCAGGCGGAGCCTCCCGCGCGCCGCCCTCACCGCCCTCGACACCCTGGAGCGGCAGCTACAGCGCGACCCATGGGGCGCCGGGACCCGCATGTCCGGCGGGCTGAAAGACACGTTGGAGGCGCCGTTCGGCCGCTACGGCTTCGCCACCTACGTCGTGCAGGACGCGCGCGTGCTGGTCAGCGTCATCCACCTCTCCTGGGCCGGCTGACCACCCGAACGCCAGCCGCGCCCGCTCTCCGCGTATCGGCCCCGGCGGCACCCACCCACCGACATCCTGGGGACCGTGACCACACCCACCATCGCCATCGCCACCCGCGAGGGAACCAGCGGCCCGATCGCCGACGCCGCCACCGCCTACACGTCCACCACCACCGACCGCACCGCCGTCGCCCTCGTCGACGGCATGGGCCACGACCCGGACATCGTCCGCCTCGCCCCCATGCTCGCCGAGACCGCCGCCCGCGTCGGCGCGGTACGCGGAGGCCTCGCCGGGCTGCTGTCGGCCGGACTGCTACTGCACGACCCCGGACCGGACGCGGTCGCCGTCCTCGCCGTGACCCATCAAGGCGGCGGCGCCGAGATCGTCTGGGCCGGCGACAGCCGCGCCTACCACTGGGACGGCACCGAGCTGCAGCTGCTGACGACCGACCACAACCTCGCGGCGTACCTGTCGCGAGCGGCCCGGGAAGCGGGTGACGTACCCGTCTCCGCCCTGGCCGATTTCGTCGGCATCTCCTTGGGGACCGCGGTGCCGGCGACCGTGCCCTACGTCTCGGTACCCGCCGGCGGCCTGCTGATCCTCACCACCGACGGAGTCCACGACCAAGTCGAGCCCGCCGCAATCGAGGCCCTGGTCCGCAAATATGCCGTCGACCCGCAGGCCCTGGCGGATGCGCTCGTGGCCGCCGCCGAGCCGGACATCGACGGCTATCGCGACGACGCCACCGCGATGGTGATCCGCGCGGCAGCCGGGTGATGTCGGACCCGGCGGGTAGCGTCGCACGGATGCACGACACGCACGACAGCACACCCAGCCTCGCCGACCTCAAGGCCGCACGCGAAGCAGCCACCGCCGCCGTCAAGGAGCACGCCGCGGCGAGCCTCCCGAACGGCCGGCTGCCCGACGCCGAGGACGCGACCGGGTGGGAGACGTGGCGCGAGGCCCGCGCCGGCTGGGGCGCCGAGTGGCAGCGGCTTCTCCAGGCCGAGCGGGACGCCGCCGTCGCCGTTCACCAGGCCCGGCAGGCCACGGGCGAGTAGCCACCCAGGCCGCCGCCACACTGCCCGCCGCGCCGACCAGCGCGCACACCAGGTCCCACATGCCGCCTCCTCCATGGGCCGGGCGGCCCGTGGTGAGAGCGTGGCGGGAGGCAGGGCCCGGCGGGTGGGCGGCGGCGAACCTGTGGATAAACCGGCGGGCTGTGGGCGGAGTTTGGTAGGCACTTCCCATGACGCGACGCTGGTACGGATCCCGCCCGGGCGACACACCCCCACCCGACGACACCCCCGCCATCGAACTCATCGGCGGCCCACTCGACGGCGAATGGGTCGTGATCACCGGGAGCGGCGACCCGCCCTACCCCGACGGCCTCGCCCTGATCGCCACGCACGGCGCTTACGACGGCGGACGCAGCCACTACGAGCACGTCGACCCGCCGGACGGCAGGCTGCACTGGGTCGGCGACAGCGCCTAACCGAGCCCGGACAGCACGAAGCGCCCCCGCCGCCGCCCGAAGGCAGCAGCGGGGGCGGTCGTCGTTCACACACCGGTGCGGTTGTACTCCTCCACCCGAGCAGGCGGCGCCGGAGGCTCCATCCCCTGCTGACGCATCTGCGCGGTGAGCTGCCCCACGTACAAGGCGAACGCCCGCACCAGCGACCGAAGCGACCGAGCCTCAGCACGCATCTCGTCTATCTCGACCGACTGCTCGGCGCGGATCGCCCTGAACGCCTCCAGGTCCTGGCGTCTTTGCTCCGGCTCCGCCGTGATCCGAGCCGCGGCCTGCTGGGCCTCCGCCGTCGCCGCAGCCGCGGCCTTCGTTGCCCTCGCGGTGAACAGGCCGCCCAGCGTCAGCGCGACCGCCCCCACCAGCGCACCCACGACACCCCATATCTCACTCACGACCGCTCCCGGGGTCTCTCACCACACGATGGGGCACCGAGTGCTCAGGCACGGTCGCAGCCCACAGAATCACGCCGACATGGCTGGTCAAGTACCAGCCCGCCAGCCACGCACCACGCGCATAACCCCCCGACACCGTCGACCACAGATACGCCGACGCCCACACCGACGGCGGCACCAGAGCAGCAGAGAACCCGATCGCGTCACGGCCGACCGGCAGCATCGACGCCGCGAACGTCACCGACCCGGCCAGAATCCACACCCACGCCCAGCAGTGCAGCGGCGCGCGGTCGGTCAGCAGCTCCAAGCCACGGGTGGACGTCGGCGGAGCGGCGAGAAACCCCGCGCCGAGGCAGATCTTTCCGGTGCCCAGGATCACGAGGATTGCCCCGCGGCGGCCCAGGCGCTGCCGCAACCGGGCCACCGCGAGCCTCACGCCCTCGGCTCCGCTCCGCTCGGAAGCGCCGCCGCCGTACCCGGAGTACCCAGCATGCTCGACAACGCGCCCTTCACGACCGCGAGCGCAGCCGGGATCCCCGCGATAGCCGCAGCCTTCGCCACCGACAGGTCGATGGCCGACGTCGTCGCCGACGCGATCATCAGACCCAGCACGACCTCGACGTAGGTGAACAGGGTGCGCTCGACGAGGTCCAGGAAGAACCGGCCCTTGATGCTCACTTGCCCGCCTCCTTCGCCGGTACGGCCAGCGCGTCGACCTTGGCGGTCAGCGCCGCGAGCGCCTCGGACATCGCCTCGGACAGCGCCACCACGTCACCGTGGATCCCGCGCAGATAGTCCGCCGCCGACGGGGCGCCATCGTCGGTCTCGCCGAACTTGTAGTTCCACACGCCCTCCGGCGACGAGTCCTTCAGCCGCTGCCACGCATCCGGGCCGTCGTTCGGGTTGGCGTAGGACCAGGTCTCGACAGGGGTAGCCATGAATCCTCCAGAGGAGTTGCTGGGAACGGGAGGCACGGGGCCGCCCGCGAGAACGCGTTGGATGCCGGGCAGGATGACCTCGTCGAACTGCTCCACCCGGGCGTCACCCGGGCACGCGGTGCCGTCCGTCGACCACTGCCGGAACATGCGGTGATAGCCGATCCCCGGCGCGTCCCACGTCGGCGGCCGGTGGGCGGGGATCCCGTGGGTCTGGCACAGCCACACACCCAGGCGGATGATCACCGCGACCTGGGCGTCCGTCCACGGATCCGTGTGCTCCAGGTTCGACGCGCTCTCCAGGCTGATCGCTCGCACGTTGGCCTGCGCGCTGGCGTCCGCGCGGGTCAGCGTCCCGATGAACTGGGCGAGCGAACCGTCGAACCCCAAGCCGAAGTGCGACTCCAAGTTCGTCGAGTCGTGCCAGTATTCGTAGATCCGCTTCGGTGTCCACGGCGCCGCGATCGAGTGCAGGATGAACTGCGTCGGCTTGATCGCCACCTGATTGTCGGACTCGGGTTGCAGCTCCATGCGCTGCGCAAACGGGCACCAGGCCATAACTCCTCCAGGCGGGTCGAACCACTGGCCGTAATCCGGCTGGTGGGCGTCGTCGATGTCGATGTCGTAGGACCCGAGACGCGTACTCGGGACGCGCTGCCACAGGTGAATGCCGGGCACCCGGTAGGTCCCGGACCAGGCGCCCGTCTGCCACCACCAGGCTGCGGCGCCCGAGGACATCGCCCACTCGATGACGCGACGGCCGCCGTAGACGCCTACGTTCGCCGGGTCGAACACCGACCGGACGCCCCGGAAGTACTCGGCGACAGCCGCCAGATCGGACGACGAGACGTCGTAGTCGACCGCGAAATAGACCGGCCGCCCCTGGTCGCCCTCCGGCCGCCCGAGCGCGCCCGCCTGCTGGGCCGCGAGCCGGGCATCACGGCGGCCGCGGTCGTAGCCGCCGCGCCATGCGGTCGTTCGGTCCGGGCCGCCGCCCTGCCACACCGCCACCACACCCAGACCCGCAGCGCGGTAGGCGGTGATCTCGGGCAAGGTCCACGCCTTGGCCCGGTGGGGGGTGTCCAGGTCGGTCAGGTAGCTGATGGCGAAGGTGTGGCCAGCCGCGCGGGCCGTGGCGGGCGGGACGCGGCTGAAGCTGAAATCGATGCCGGTCGGCATGGCGCACCTCCTCGGAGCGTGAGAAAGCCCCAGCCAAAGGCTCGGGGCGCGGGTCGACGCTGCGTGTCAGTTCGCGGCGAGCAGGAGTCGGCAGTACCGCATGCCCACCCGCACCAGGCCCGTGCCGCTCACGCGCCGAGCCTGGACCTCGACCACGAGCGCCGAAACGGACACCCCGTGCGCCGCGACCGGAGGCGACCAGGTCACGGCCGAGAATGCGGCAACGCTCACGGTCGGGCCGAACTGCACGCTGTTGATCAGAACCCGGGCTTCCGCCGTCGTGCCGGTCTCGGTCGCCACCACACCGCCGATGTCCAGCAGGGGCCCGTCGTTCAGCAGGTAGCCGGCCCACAGGCTCTCGAACGAGCCCGCCGTCGTGGACAGATAGTCGGCCACACGCGCCGGATACATGCCACTCGCCGGCCGATGCGCCGGACCCGAGTTCGCGTCCGTGAACAGGCGCCCTGCGGCGGCCGTCTGGCCCGCGATCCAGTCCGCGGCGTCCTGCCGCTGGAGGGGATACGGCATCAGTCGATTCCCTCCAGGTAGATCTCCATCGACTCGTCGGACTGACCGCGCTCAGGCGGCCGAACCTTGAATCCGATCATGCGCCGGCTGATATCGAGGGCCGGCGTCCACCAGGAATCCGAGATGCGGATCCGCACCGTGTCGCCAAGATGCTGCGGAGTGACGTCCGTCTCGGACAGGCGCACCGTCACCGACGGCGTCGCCACCGACCCGGACGAGCGGCTCATCTCCGCCCGGGCCAGGGCCCGCAGCGTCGCACCGTCGGTGATGTCGCTGTAGTCGCGCACCACATCGACCAGCGGCCATCCCGCGTCCAGATAGTCCTGGGCGGGTTCGTACACGGTGCCGTCATCGTGCGACGCCGGCCGTGTCTCGTTGCCGACCGGGACGCCACCGCCACGGCAGCGGAAAGAAGTGCCGCCGCGGGTGCCGTCCTCGTCCCAGGTCCAGGTCAACAGGTTGCCCGGGTCCGACAGTTCGTGCTCGGCCTCGACCCGGCCCAGCCGTGGGGACCCGAGGCGCATGTGCCGCACCCGATCACCACTGCTGTCGTGGTATGTGTCGATGCCGTACTCGAATCCGCCCTCGACGTCGGCGATCTGGTCGATCGCCGCACCGTAGGACGTTCCGTTGTTCCAGGGCCACGCCACCGTGATCAGCGTCCCCGAGAGCGTCGCGTCGACGGTGATGCCCAGGTCACCGCCGGGCTCGGCCTGGACCCGATTGACGAGGTAGCGGACGACGTCGAACCGGTCCATGTCGACGAACGTCTCCGAATCGCCGATGAACAGCGGGACCTGCCTGTACAGGTACGACTCGAACGACGCGGCCTGGAGCCGCACCATGTGCGGCCCGCGGCGGGGGCGCTCGATCGTGCGGCGCCACATGATGCCCGCCCACCAGATGTCCCGATCACCCCTGTAGACGTACATCGCAGTCCGCTGCGGCTCGCACGGCCGAACGAGGTCGGCGGTGACCGGGTCCGGAATGACGAGCGTGCAGGACAGCGACCCCGGCCGGCCGATCAGCCGGTCGAACTCGACGCCGGTGGCCTCGACGTCGGCGAGGGTGCGGTCGGTGCGCAGGTCGGCGAGTTCGACCCGCCACGTTGCCGTCACGTCGCGCCCTCGTACGACACCATCAGCGTGCAACTGTCGCCGTTGCCCCAGGTGATCGGGCCGCTGGCCGGACCCCACGGGGTGTCCTCGGCATTGC includes these proteins:
- a CDS encoding DUF6247 family protein — translated: MNEQTPDPRDPDVTIHTGGALWPTPGEIRAGLPDDARAEFEQDYAHALQVAADLGDLAQLAHVLEPWQRRLIHHRAGDYDDILDRARAVRAGEDVGAIPLARLQDADR
- a CDS encoding type II toxin-antitoxin system RelE family toxin, which produces MSYTIEYHPKAELVRRSLPRAALTALDTLERQLQRDPWGAGTRMSGGLKDTLEAPFGRYGFATYVVQDARVLVSVIHLSWAG
- a CDS encoding SpoIIE family protein phosphatase; translation: MTTPTIAIATREGTSGPIADAATAYTSTTTDRTAVALVDGMGHDPDIVRLAPMLAETAARVGAVRGGLAGLLSAGLLLHDPGPDAVAVLAVTHQGGGAEIVWAGDSRAYHWDGTELQLLTTDHNLAAYLSRAAREAGDVPVSALADFVGISLGTAVPATVPYVSVPAGGLLILTTDGVHDQVEPAAIEALVRKYAVDPQALADALVAAAEPDIDGYRDDATAMVIRAAAG
- a CDS encoding glycoside hydrolase domain-containing protein, with product MPTGIDFSFSRVPPATARAAGHTFAISYLTDLDTPHRAKAWTLPEITAYRAAGLGVVAVWQGGGPDRTTAWRGGYDRGRRDARLAAQQAGALGRPEGDQGRPVYFAVDYDVSSSDLAAVAEYFRGVRSVFDPANVGVYGGRRVIEWAMSSGAAAWWWQTGAWSGTYRVPGIHLWQRVPSTRLGSYDIDIDDAHQPDYGQWFDPPGGVMAWCPFAQRMELQPESDNQVAIKPTQFILHSIAAPWTPKRIYEYWHDSTNLESHFGLGFDGSLAQFIGTLTRADASAQANVRAISLESASNLEHTDPWTDAQVAVIIRLGVWLCQTHGIPAHRPPTWDAPGIGYHRMFRQWSTDGTACPGDARVEQFDEVILPGIQRVLAGGPVPPVPSNSSGGFMATPVETWSYANPNDGPDAWQRLKDSSPEGVWNYKFGETDDGAPSAADYLRGIHGDVVALSEAMSEALAALTAKVDALAVPAKEAGK